One part of the Kwoniella dendrophila CBS 6074 chromosome 5, complete sequence genome encodes these proteins:
- a CDS encoding RuvB-like helicase 1 translates to MSSAVASSSTSTAPQPNSGGIITQPPPPSTLRESRIATHSHIKGLGLADDGTAMDFSQGFIGQNLAREALGLHLSLLKLGKHSGRPLLLVGPPGTGKTALALALSQELGSKVPFCAMVGSEVYSGEVKKTEVLGSCFRRAIGLRIKETKEVYEGEVTELTPSEAENPLSGYGKTISHVIVGLKTVKGTKQLRLDPSVYEAIQKERVVVGDVIYIEANTGAVKRVGRSDAYASEYDLEAEEYVPLPKGDVHKRKELVQDVTLNDLDMANAKPQGGQDIMSVMGQLVKGGRTEVTDKLRKEINKVVDKYIEQGVAELVPGVLFIDEVHMLDMECFTYLNRALESPMSPYVVLASNRGICTIRGTEYDGILGSSSEGIKSPHGIPIDLLDRCMIVKTELYNQKEILKILELRCKIENIQISKDALENLSIQGEKNSSLRFVLQLLTPSNILNKSKNGDTPNNGVNLDDILELNDLFLDAKRSTAVLKDLDDLENKY, encoded by the exons taaaaggtttaggtttagcagATGATGGTACAGCAATGGATTTTAGTCAAGGTTTTATTGGTCAAAATTTAGCTAGagaagctttaggtttacatttatctttattaaaATTAGGTAAACATTCTGGTAGACCTTTATTATTGGTTGGTCCTCCTGGAACaggtaaa ACAGCATTAGCATTAGCATTGAGTCAGGAGTTAGGATCCAAAGTACCTTTCTGTGCTATGGTAGGATCAGAAGTATATTCAGGAGAAGTAAAGAAAACCGAAGTTTTAGGTAGTTGTTTCCGACGCGCTATAG GCCTTCGAATCAAAGAAACGAAAGAAGTATATGAAGGAGAAGTAACTGAATTAACAccatctgaagctgaaaatcctCTAAGTGGATATGGTAAAACGATATCACATGTTATAGTTGGATTAAAAACTGTTAAAGGTACAAAACAATTAAGATTAGATCCATCTGTATATGAAGCaatacaaaaagaaagagttgTCGTTGGTGATGTAATTTATATTGAAGCTAATACAGGTGCAGTTAAAAGAGTTGGTAGATCAGATGCATATGCATCAGAATATGatttagaagctgaagaatatGTTCCATTACCAAAAGGTGATGTAcataaaagaaaagaattagtTCAAGATGTTActttaaatgatttagatatgGCAAATGCTAAACCACAAGGTGGTCAAGATATTATGTCTGTAATGGGTCAATTAgttaaaggtggtagaaCTGAAGTAACAGATaaattaagaaaagaaatcaataaagTTGTAGATAAATATattgaacaaggtgttgCTGAATTAGTACCAGGTGttttatttattgatgag GTTCACATGTTAGATATGGAATGTTTTACATATTTAAATCGAGCATTAGAATCACCAATGTCACCTTATGTTGTATTAGCTTCAAATAGAGGTATATGTACAATTAGAGGAACAGAATAtgatggtattttaggtagttcttcagaaggtataaaatctCCACATGGTATaccaattgatttattagatagatGTATGATTGTTAAAACTGAAttatataatcaaaaagaaattttaaaaATTTTAGAATTAAGatgtaaaattgaaaatattcaaatttcaaaagatgctttagaaaatttatcaattcaagGTGAAAAAAATTCAAGTTTAAGATTTGTTTTACAATTATTAACTCCATCAAACATCCTTAATAAATCCAAGAATGGTGATACTCCTAATAACGGTGttaatttagatgatattttagaattaaatgatttGTTTTTAGATGCTAAAAGATCTACAGCTGttttaaaagatttagatgatttagaaaataaatattaa